One genomic segment of Primulina tabacum isolate GXHZ01 chromosome 9, ASM2559414v2, whole genome shotgun sequence includes these proteins:
- the LOC142556029 gene encoding pollen receptor-like kinase 3, which yields MAIVNIHGGFIFFCIFLTILPLISSDSDYEALLKLKRSFTFTALLDSWKPGTEPCEIWAGVVCENGVVSGLRLGHMGLSGKIDVDALVSLSGLRSISFTSNSFSGQIPDFRKMGALKGLYLSGNKFSGEIPSDYFTAMTGLKKVWLSGNQFTGPIPYSLGMLSHLTELHLESNQFSGTIPPFEQTGLTSLDLSNNNLVGEIPSSLSRFDATSFKGNPSLCGDNIGRTCNPFMDSSKGPVENDISVNATTKKTALWVLVASILLLLLMVAGICVLKRRQEEDIDVLEKGNLGDLNYKKKSSVGKKDYNSSRKGFGSGHRAGSSRRGSGDLVMLNDEKGEFGLGDLMKAAAEVLGSGALGSSYKATMTNGLTVVVKRIKEVNKMGRGQFDAAMRDLGRLQHKNVLTPLAYHYRKDEKLLVYEYQPNGSLLFLLHGDRGISHAKLNWPVRLKIVKGIARGLEYIHTELSTLELPHGDLKSNNVILTTDYEPLLTEYGFCSFIGSAQAAQELTAYKSPEAILHYEVSPKCDVYSLGVIILEILTGKFPSQYLSNGKGGIDLVQWVKSAVSEGREVDLFDPDIANTVNVISVMQQLVHIAVACTENNPEKRMDIREVVRRIEEVDVPDKGIWHQGMKTLDVLPSLSDGFGDQSMVSHQSPAFEHYDTHGSDKRDVDVGDQSGRISFAFDAA from the exons ATGGCCATTGTTAATATTCATGGCGGATTCATTTTCTTCTGTATTTTTCTGACAATATTACCTTTAATAAGTTCAGATTCGGATTATGAAGCTCTGTTAAAGTTGAAACGATCTTTCACATTTACCGCGCTTCTCGATTCCTGGAAGCCCGGAACAGAGCCTTGCGAAATTTGGGCCGGCGTTGTATGTGAAAACGGTGTCGTTTCCGGGCTTCGTCTCGGGCATATGGGTCTCTCTGGGAAGATAGATGTTGATGCATTGGTATCGCTTTCAGGCCTGAGAAGCATTAGTTTTACGTCGAATTCTTTTTCCGGCCAGATCCCCGATTTCCGTAAGATGGGAGCTTTGAAAGGGCTGTATCTCTCAGGTAACAAGTTCTCGGGCGAAATTCCATCAGATTACTTCACAGCAATGACGGGCCTGAAAAAAGTTTGGCTTTCCGGGAACCAGTTTACGGGCCCAATCCCATATTCGTTGGGTATGTTATCCCATTTGACGGAATTGCATCTTGAAAGCAATCAGTTTTCCGGTACAATTCCTCCATTTGAACAGACAGGTCTGACCTCACTTGACCTTTCGAATAATAATTTAGTAGGTGAAATCCCTTCGAGCCTGTCAAGATTCGATGCCACCTCATTCAAGGGGAATCCCTCGCTTTGTGGAGACAATATAGGCAGAACATGTAACCCATTCATGGATTCGTCAAAAGGGCCCGTAGAAAATGACATTTCTGTAAATGCCACCACTAAGAAGACAGCACTTTGGGTTCTAGTGGCTTCGATCCTCTTACTCTTGCTAATGGTGGCCGGGATATGTGTGCTCAAACGAAGGCAAGAGGAGGATATTGATGTATTGGAAAAGGGGAATCTTGGTGATCTCAATTACAAGAAAAAATCAAGTGTTGGGAAGAAGGATTACAACTCGAGTCGGAAGGGGTTTGGGTCGGGCCATCGGGCTGGGTCCAGCCGCAGAGGTTCTGGAGATCTTGTTATGCTAAATGATGAGAAGGGTGAGTTTGGATTGGGTGATTTGATGAAGGCAGCAGCTGAAGTGCTTGGAAGTGGAGCTTTAGGTTCTTCATATAAGGCCACAATGACCAATGGGTTAACGGTAGTGGTGAAAAGGATAAAAGAGGTCAATAAAATGGGGAGAGGTCAATTTGATGCAGCAATGAGAGATCTTGGAAGATTACAACACAAGAATGTGTTGACACCATTGGCTTATCATTACCGAAAAGACGAAAAGCTGCTGGTCTATGAGTATCAACCAAATGGCAGTTTACTTTTCTTACTACATG GTGATCGTGGGATCTCTCATGCTAAGCTGAATTGGCCTGTTCGGTTAAAGATAGTTAAAGGGATTGCCAGAGGACTGGAGTACATTCATACAGAACTCTCCACACTCGAATTACCCCACGGTGACCTCAAATCAAACAACGTCATTTTAACAACAGACTATGAGCCTTTACTAACAGAATATGGGTTCTGTTCCTTTATCGGCAGTGCCCAAGCTGCCCAAGAACTGACGGCTTATAAGTCTCCAGAGGCGATATTACACTATGAAGTATCACCAAAATGTGATGTGTATAGTCTAGGAGTCATCATTCTTGAAATTCTTACGGGAAAGTTCCCTTCTCAGTATCTCAGCAATGGCAAAGGTGGGATAGATTTAGTCCAATGGGTAAAGTCAGCTGTTTCTGAGGGCAGAGAGGTCGACTTATTCGATCCTGATATAGCAAATACCGTGAATGTTATAAGTGTTATGCAGCAGCTTGTGCACATAGCTGTAGCTTGCACGGAAAACAACCCGGAGAAGCGTATGGATATTAGAGAAGTGGTTAGGAGGATAGAGGAAGTGGACGTACCTGACAAGGGAATTTGGCATCAAGGCATGAAAACTTTGGACGTTTTGCCATCATTGAGTGATGGATTTGGTGATCAATCCATGGTTTCGCATCAGTCTCCAGCATTTGAACACTACGACACTCATGGTTCGGATAAAAGGGATGTCGATGTTGGTGATCAGTCGGGTCGTATTAGTTTTGCTTTTGATGCTGCCTGA
- the LOC142556030 gene encoding exocyst complex component EXO70A1-like produces MESPETTTSESPEEIIFSWDSSAAVDSRDKMIFEADRCEIDRYLNAVDDLQRSTDSMDISATSSAASSALQIAMARLEDEFRNILLSHTSPIDDDSLADSTHLWTHSSISSRSDSLEFSSHSHEFEFKEEMENSFVKQLEHSDSCISSASSCYKSDSSIRGVDLIPSDAAYDLRCIAERMIAAGFLRECIQVYASVRKSVVDASFGRLGIEKLGIGDIQRLEWETVERKIRRWIRATRICVRVLFASEKKLCEQIFEGLEDDTDDTCFTETVKGPVIQLFNFADAISISKRSPEKLFKILDLHDALSDLLPDIQIVFESKSSESIRVQAAEILSRLAEAARGILSEFENAVLREPSEVPIPGGTIHPLTRYVMNYISLISDYKHTLIELIVSKPSTGSRYSSDLNVPDMDFSEFEGRVSTLALHLIWIMVILQFNLDGKSKYYKDVSLTHLFMMNNVHYIVQKTKGSPELREMIGDDYLRRLTGKFRFSATNYQRATWVRVLHCLRDEGLHVSGSFSSGVSKSSLRERFKSFNVIFEEVHRTQATWLIPDTQLREELRISISDLLIPAYRSFLGRFRSHIESGRHPENYIKYSVEDLENEVLDFFEGYPVSQHLRRRSQ; encoded by the coding sequence ATGGAATCCCCAGAAACAACCACCTCCGAGTCCCcggaagaaattattttcaGTTGGGATTCCAGCGCCGCGGTTGACTCCCGCGACAAGATGATCTTCGAAGCTGATCGCTGCGAGATTGACCGTTACCTCAACGCAGTTGACGACCTTCAAAGATCTACGGACTCCATGGATATCTCCGCCACCTCCTCCGCCGCGTCTTCCGCTCTGCAGATAGCCATGGCTCGACTTGAAGATGAGTTTCGCAACATCCTTCTGTCGCACACTTCGCCTATCGACGACGATTCACTCGCAGATTCGACTCATTTGTGGACTCACTCCTCGATCTCATCTCGCAGTGATAGCCTCGAGTTCAGCTCTCACTCGCATGAATTCGAATTCAAGGAAGAGATGGAGAACAGTTTCGTGAAGCAATTGGAGCACTCGGATAGCTGCATCAGCAGCGCAAGCAGCTGTTACAAGTCCGATAGCAGTATTAGAGGAGTGGATCTCATCCCAAGCGACGCAGCATACGATCTCCGCTGCATCGCGGAGCGTATGATTGCTGCTGGTTTCTTGAGGGAGTGCATTCAGGTGTACGCCAGTGTACGGAAGTCGGTGGTGGACGCGAGCTTCGGAAGGCTGGGGATTGAGAAATTAGGCATTGGAGACATACAGAGGCTGGAGTGGGAAACTGTGGAGCGGAAGATAAGAAGGTGGATACGCGCCACAAGAATCTGTGTTCGCGTGCTTTTTGCTAGTGAGAAGAAGCTATGCGAACAAATCTTCGAAGGTTTGGAAGATGACACCGATGATACTTGTTTTACAGAAACTGTCAAAGGTCCGGTTATTCAGTTGTTTAATTTCGCTGACGCAATTAGTATTAGTAAGCGATCCCCTGAGAAATTGTTTAAGATACTTGACCTTCACGACGCTTTGTCCGATTTACTGCCTGACATTCAGATTGTTTTCGAGTCAAAATCTAGTGAATCGATAAGGGTTCAGGCTGCTGAGATTTTATCTAGGTTGGCGGAGGCTGCAAGAGGGATTCTTTCGGAATTTGAGAATGCTGTGCTTCGTGAGCCCTCAGAAGTCCCTATTCCTGGGGGTACCATTCATCCCTTGACTAGATACGTGATGAACTACATCAGTCTGATATCGGATTATAAGCATACTTTGATTGAATTGATTGTGTCTAAGCCCTCGACTGGGTCGAGATATTCAAGCGACCTCAATGTGCCGGACATGGATTTTTCCGAGTTTGAGGGCCGGGTTTCGActttggctcttcatttgattTGGATAATGGTGATTTTGCAGTTTAATTTGGATGGCAAGTCTAAGTATTACAAGGATGTTTCATTGACTCATTTGTTTATGATGAACAATGTTCACTATATTGTTCAAAAGACTAAAGGGTCTCCTGAGTTGAGGGAGATGATTGGGGATGATTATCTGAGAAGGTTAACTGGTAAATTTCGCTTTTCTGCCACTAATTACCAGCGGGCAACCTGGGTGAGGGTATTGCACTGCTTGAGAGATGAGGGTTTGCATGTGAGCGGAAGTTTTTCATCTGGTGTGTCAAAGAGTTCTTTGAGAGAGAGGTTTAAGTCTTTCAATGTTATATTTGAGGAGGTGCATCGAACTCAGGCCACATGGTTGATACCTGATACTCAGCTACGAGAGGAGCTTAGGATTTCCATATCGGACCTGCTTATCCCAGCTTATAGGTCGTTTCTTGGACGATTCAGAAGCCATATCGAGAGTGGGAGACACCCTGAGAATTACATCAAGTACTCAGTGGAGGACCTTGAGAATGAGGTTTTGGACTTCTTCGAGGGGTACCCGGTGTCCCAACATTTGAGAAGAAGATCTCAATGA